The genomic window ATCTTGCAGTAAGAATCATTAATTAACTTGCTTATTCATGAGAATTTATTCTCAATCTTAACAAAATAAATCAAAAATAAATTTTAATAATTATTTGAAATAAATTTTTATTGAATTTATCTCTTATCAAGCAAAGCGGTCAGCTTGTTTTTTGAGTTTTATTTTAGAAAAAATTATTCCATTAGATTACTTTATGTAAATTTATCTGAATTCTTTTGGAACTGAAAAAATTTATAATTACACAGATTACGGAAAAAATAATATAAGGAGATATTGTTATGGCTATTTGTCAAGGAAAATCAACCAGATCTCCATCTGGTGCTAGAAGAGTTGCAAACCGTGGTAAAAGGAAATCAGAATTAGGTAGAGAATCTGCAGAAACCAGATTAGGTGAAAAGAAATTAAGAAAAATCAGAACCCGTGGTGGAAACGAAAAACACAGATTAGCATTTGAAAACCAAATCAACGTTATTGACACTGATGGTAAAGCTCACACTGTAGAGATCTTAAACGTAATTGAAAACACTGCTAACCCAAACTACGTAAGAAGGAACATCATCACCAAAGGTGCTATTGTAGAAACTGAATTAGGTCATGCAAAAGTTACCTCCAGACCTGGTCAAGATGGTGTTGTTAACGGGGTTATTGTAGAATAGATAGATTATTCTATCTTTTTTCTTATTTTTTTATTTCTAACTTTATTCACATTTTAAAACTTTTCATACACTTTTTTAACTATTTTTTTAATTTTTTAATTATTTATTCTTCTTATTTTTTAATTATTCTTCTTATTTTTTAACTATTCATCTTATTTTTTAACTATTCATCTTATTTTTTAATTGTCTTATAATTTCTAATCTTAGAATAAATAGCAAATACTTATTTAATATTAATTAAATATATTATAATGTTATAAACTGTTGAAGATATTAGAAAATCTTTAAGAAAGTTTAACTGATTTATAAAAATTACTTCAATTATTTATTTTAATTATTACATTAAGGAGATAAAATGAAAATAGGAATGTCACATGGTGCTGGTGGAGAGGTCATGGGAAACTTGATCTCACAAACCATTCTTAATAACTTATCAAAAAAATCAGTTGAAGGAGGATACGGCTTGGATGCATTGGACGACGGTGCAACAATTCCTCTCGGCGATTATGAAATCGTTGTGACAACTGATGGTCATACTGTTAATCCATTATTTTTCCCTGGTGGGGATATAGGAAGAATTTCCGCAGCAGGAACTATCAATGATGTTTCTGTAATGGGTGCAAAGCCTTTAGCCATTTCAAATGCCATGATATTGCAGGAAGGATTTCCAATTGAAGATTTGGATAAGATCATAAAATCCTTAAGCGATACCTGTGAAGAGGCTGATGTGGCAGTAATCACTGGAGATACCAAGGTTATGGAACAGGACAAGCTTGATGGAATTGTCATTGTAACCACCGGTATCGGTATTGCCAAAAAAGGAGAGGTCATTAAGGATTCCACTTTAAGTGTTGGGGATAAGATCATCATCACAGGAAGTGTTGGAGACCATGGAATGAGCTTGATGTCCTTTAGGGAAGGATTCGGTTTTGAGACTGAACTTAAATCTGATGTTGCTCCAATGTGGGGAATCATTTCCAAAGCTCTTGAAGTGGGCGGAGTGACAGCCATGAAGGACCCTACCCGTGGAGGCCTTGCAAACTGCATCAATGAAATGGCTCGCAAGTCCGGTGTTGGAGTCATGCTTAAGGATGAAGCGATTCCAGTCAAGGAAGCAGTTAGAGCAGCCTCTGATATGTTAGGAATTGACCCTTATGAAGTGGCTAATGAAGGAAAAGTATTGATGGGAGTGAAGGCTGAAAAGGCTGAAGAGGTATTGGCTGCCATTAAAACCGATAAATATGGTAAGGATGCAGCCATTATCGGTGAAGTTATTGATGATGATAAGGTATTGATTGAAACAGGAATCGGTGGAGTAAGAATCTTGGAAACTCCTATAGCAGATCCTGTTCCAAGAGTATGTTAAATTTAATCTTGTTGAAATTTTATAGTTCGAATTGTTAAATGAATCAGATGGTGATTTGATGAATTTATTTGGTAAAAGAGTTGTAGCATATATCCTGGATTTCTTTGTAGTTTCTGCATTTATGTGGATAGTGTCTTATTTTGCATATTTCTTTATAAACTACTTCAACATGTTCCAGATTTACCATTACTTTGTATTCATTCTTCCGATTTTAATCATATTGTATTTCACAATATTGGAGAAGAATTTAGGTGCAACAGTTGGTAAAAGATTGATGTTTATTGAAGTTAAATCAACAGTGCCAAGAAGAGGAAGACTTGGAAGAGATTACTCATTAACCTATTCCCAGGCATTGATCAGGTCTCTTTCAAAGATTTACTGGTTCCCAATAATTATTGATGTGATTCTTGGGAGGATTACCGGTAAGACAAGACTCCTGGATGGCATTACAAGAACTACTGTAGTTGAAGAGAATACTGATGTATTTTTCCAAAGAAGATAATTTTTAATCTTCTTTTTTATTTCTATTTTTATTATATTTATTTTTTTAGAGCTATTTTTTAGATTATTGGGGATTTTATGGAAAATAAACTTATTATAGATGATTTCAATATTTTGGATTTCGAGCCTCATGAGAATTTCAAAAATGTTCGCATTATCGATGAAAAGGCTAATTTTCCAATAAGCTGGTTGAATACACAGGCATATTGCGAATACAGTTTATATCTGGAATATTCTGAAGGCAAAACAGCGGGATCAACTAAAGAGATGATTGAAGGAACCTGGGGCCATGCCGAATTGGAGGAGAAATTTAAGGAAA from Methanobrevibacter sp. includes these protein-coding regions:
- a CDS encoding 30S ribosomal protein S8e, whose product is MAICQGKSTRSPSGARRVANRGKRKSELGRESAETRLGEKKLRKIRTRGGNEKHRLAFENQINVIDTDGKAHTVEILNVIENTANPNYVRRNIITKGAIVETELGHAKVTSRPGQDGVVNGVIVE
- a CDS encoding RDD family protein — translated: MNLFGKRVVAYILDFFVVSAFMWIVSYFAYFFINYFNMFQIYHYFVFILPILIILYFTILEKNLGATVGKRLMFIEVKSTVPRRGRLGRDYSLTYSQALIRSLSKIYWFPIIIDVILGRITGKTRLLDGITRTTVVEENTDVFFQRR
- the hypE gene encoding hydrogenase expression/formation protein HypE, which codes for MKIGMSHGAGGEVMGNLISQTILNNLSKKSVEGGYGLDALDDGATIPLGDYEIVVTTDGHTVNPLFFPGGDIGRISAAGTINDVSVMGAKPLAISNAMILQEGFPIEDLDKIIKSLSDTCEEADVAVITGDTKVMEQDKLDGIVIVTTGIGIAKKGEVIKDSTLSVGDKIIITGSVGDHGMSLMSFREGFGFETELKSDVAPMWGIISKALEVGGVTAMKDPTRGGLANCINEMARKSGVGVMLKDEAIPVKEAVRAASDMLGIDPYEVANEGKVLMGVKAEKAEEVLAAIKTDKYGKDAAIIGEVIDDDKVLIETGIGGVRILETPIADPVPRVC